Proteins from one Argopecten irradians isolate NY chromosome 15, Ai_NY, whole genome shotgun sequence genomic window:
- the LOC138309617 gene encoding ficolin-1-like, whose translation MAKVASTVGPSVSGITVQQTSEDVITTEQTTEETTTQKTLIVPGINNFTVRQGDTFEVFMDSLDGETWIVIQRHTSSSTSFYRNWQDYKTGFGNLLGDFWIGNDKLHLLTSTPKILRIEMQARDGRKGFVQYSSFQVDDEVNKYELKVNGFSGNFSYDGLAAHYGHKFSTYNVDNDIFGDNCAEIYRGGWWYAECHTSNLNGPYEDYVSDIDTASISWYENGFVLRLLNSIMLIR comes from the exons ATGGCAA AGGTGGCTTCTACTGTTGGTCCGTCAGTGTCGGGCATTACAGTTCAACAAACTTCTGAGGACGTGATAACCACCGAGCAGACGACTGAGGAGACGACCACACAAAAGACGTTGATTG TTCCCGGTATAAACAACTTTACTGTAAGACAAGGTGACACATTCGAGGTGTTCATGGACTCGCTAGACGGCGAAACTTGGATT GTGATACAAAGACATACTAGTTCATCTACTTCGTTCTATCGGAATTGGCAAGATTATAAGACTGGCTTTGGTAATCTCCTCGGGGATTTCTGGATCG GCAATGACAAGCTCCACCTTCTGACGAGTACTCCAAAGATTCTGCGGATAGAAATGCAGGCGAGGGATGGAAGGAAGGGCTTTGTCCAGTACTCCTCATTCCAGGTGGATGACGAAGTGAACAAATACGAACTTAAAGTTAACGGTTTTTCTGGCAACTTCTCTT aTGACGGATTGGCTGCGCATTACGGACATAAATTTAGTACGTACAATGTAGACAACGACATTTTTGGAGACAACTGTGCCGAAATATACCGAGGTGGCTGGTGGTATGCGGAATGCCATACTTCAAATCTCAACGGCCCCTACGAAGACTATGTCTCAGATATTGATACCGCATCCATATCTTGGTATGAAAACGGTTTCGTTTTGCGATTATTGAACTCCATTATGTTGATCCGTTAG
- the LOC138308455 gene encoding sialin-like — MKKTEMSTNSRDKMGTESEKKALLSASTSVVQEDGLHSPPAGEAFGKRHLLAVLAFLGFFNVYCLRVNLSVALVAMVNNTKKVTNHSMDACPSIHGTDNSTTKQGDLDWDESTQGIVLGSFFYGYIVTQLPGGWLAEVFGAKKLFGFGVLCTAALTLLTPVVVNDLGLGSFIALRVIEGLGEGVTFPAMSAMWGKWAPLWERSKLAGFTYAGAQLGTVVSMPISGILCDSDFLGGWPSVFYIFGVLGCLWFVVWMLMVHDTPAKHPTISAEERTYIETSIGLKQRLRTPWKAILTSKAVWGICAGHFANNWGFYTMLTSLPTYMKQILNFDISENGFISALPYVVCCICQTSSGHIADFIRKNGYLSTRNTRKLFMTLGLMLPAILMFCIGYAGCNHVVVVTMLTFAVGLGGICMGGFNVNHLDIAPNFSGTLMGISNCLATIPGFLGPYIVGRLTNNNQTRAQWQIVFYICSAVYLAGTILYLLLAEGSEQPWNQQGGEVLTFSSPSSKEPRHEEQPTNLQYNTLQTEK; from the exons gaGAAGCATTTGGAAAGCGCCACCTGTTGGCCGTTCTGGCGTTCCTTGGATTCTTCAATGTGTACTGTCTCCGAGTGAACCTGAGTGTAGCCCTGGTTGCCATGGTGAATAATACAAAAAAGGTGACCAATCACAGTATGGATGCGTGTCCGTCAATCCATGGAACGGACAACTCTACAACAAAACAG GGAGACTTGGACTGGGATGAGAGCACCCAGGGGATCGTTCTTGGGTCCTTTTTCTATGGCTACATCGTGACACAGCTCCCTGGGGGCTGGCTGGCTGAGGTGTTTGGTGCCAAGAAGTTATTTGGTTTTGGTGTTTTGTGTACTGCTGCCCTTACCCTACTTACACCTGTGGTGGTCAACGACCTTGGACTGGGGTCATTCATCGCTCTTAGGGTCATAGAAGGCTTAGGAGAG GGAGTTACGTTTCCAGCTATGAGTGCAATGTGGGGTAAATGGGCACCGCTGTGGGAAAGAAGCAAACTGGCAGGATTTACATACGCAG GAGCACAGCTTGGGACAGTGGTGTCTATGCCTATATCTGGTATATTGTGCGACTCGGACTTCCTAGGAGGATGGCCTTCTGTATTCTACATATTCG GTGTCCTTGGGTGTTTGTGGTTTGTTGTATGGATGTTAATGGTTCATGACACGCCGGCCAAACATCCAACAATATCAGCAGAGGAACGGACGTACATAGAGACGTCTATAGGCCTGAAACAg AGATTACGAACTCCATGGAAGGCCATTCTAACTTCCAAGGCGGTGTGGGGCATTTGTGCTGGACATTTTGCCAATAACTGGGGTTTTTATACCATGCTTACAAGTCTGCCGACGTACATGAAACAGATTCTCAACTTTGACATATCAGAG AATGGATTCATATCGGCCCTACCCTACGTTGTATGTTGTATATGTCAGACAAGTTCGGGGCATATTGCCGATTTTATCCGTAAAAATGGCTACCTTTCCACGAGGAACACTCGTAAATTATTCATGACATTAG GTTTAATGCTACCCGCTATCCTGATGTTTTGTATTGGTTACGCTGGTTGTAACCATGTGGTAGTCGTTACGATGTTAACCTTCGCTGTTGGTCTAGGCGGGATTTGTATGGGCggttttaatgtaaatcatCTGGATATAGCACCTAATTTCTCAG GGACATTGATGGGGATAAGTAACTGTTTGGCCACCATACCTGGATTTCTCGGTCCATACATCGTTGGACGTCTCACCAATAACAAT CAAACTCGAGCCCAGTGGCAGATTGTGTTCTATATCTGTTCGGCGGTGTATCTGGCGGGGACAATCCTCTACCTGCTGTTAGCCGAGGGATCAGAGCAGCCATGGAACCAGCAGGGAGGGGAGGTACTGACATTCTCTAGTCCATCCTCAAAAGAGCCTCGTCATGAGGAGCAGCCAACCAACCTACAGTACAACACACTACAGACCGAAAAATAG